The genome window GCGTGACTGACAGCATCTCGGTGTTCGTGGAAGGCAACGGCCGCTATTACCTGAGCAACAAAGGCGGCGGCACGGGCCTGACCAGCACCGCCAGCAACGGCTTTACCGGCGGCGTTAAGGCTGGCCTGAAGTTCTACTTCTAAGAGCCGCACACTTGAAGGGGCCCTCCGTCATGGAGGGCTTTTTGCTTTGTCTGAGCGGCAAGGATTGAGCACTCATGGCAGCACACCTGGGCAGCTGTTTGTTTCTCACAGAGGTTGCCTTGGGTAAGAACAACAGAGGTAACAGCCCTATCCACCATCGTTCTCCTACCTCTGTCCATGGTGCCCCGTTCGCTGCTCACCTGGGTCTCCTGCTGAACGCGAGATCAGCCCGGCCTCTGCACACCCAGACGGGCTACACTGGGGGGGATGCGCCTTGTTTCCTTCCTTCAGGTGCTGTTTCTGCTGGGTCTGCTGGCTTACCTGGCGCTGGTGACCCTGGAAAACCCTGGCCTGGTGCGCTTGCCTCTGCCGCTGGGCAGCGGTGAACTGACCGTGTCGGTAGGGGCCGGGGTGGCGGTGTTTGCCCTGCTGGGGGCCGTGTTTTCTGCGCTCCTGTGCCTGCCGGGCGTCTGGCGCGAACGGGCACGCCGGGGCCGTGAGGCCCGGCTGCGCCGCTCGGCCGAGGACCGCCTGACGGCCACCTTGCAGGCGCGCCTGGGCGGCATGGGCGCGGCCCCCGACCCCCGCGAAGAGGCGGGCCTGTGAAGGTCACCCCGCCCGCCCCTGAATGGACACTGGCCCCCCCCGCCAGCCGCGCCGAGCTGCTGCGGGTCATGCGCGAGTGGCGTGTGGCCCCGCCGCTGGCCCAGGCACTGAGTGGACGTGGCGTGACGGCGGCGCTGCTGGACCCCCCCCTGACCCTGACCCCCAACCCGGCGCTGCACGAGGCGGCGCGGCGCATCGCAGCGGCCATGCAGCGCGGCCAGCGCATCCGCATTCACGGCGATTACGACGCCGACGGGGTGAGCGCCACGGCGCTGCTGGTGCTGGGACTGCGCGACCTGGGGGGCACCGTTCACGGCTTTATTCCCCACCGCCTGAAAGAAGGCTACGGCCTGCACCCCGACAAGGTCGAGGAACACGCCGCCGCCTGCGACCTGCTGGTCACCGTGGACTGCGGCGTGACCAACCACGCCGAGGTGCGCGCCCTGCTGGACCGGGACACCGACGTTATCGTGACGGACCATCACGCGCCCGGCGATCAGTTTCCCGAGGCCCTGGTCGTTCATCCGCAGCTGACCACGGACTACGATCACAGCCTGCACAACCTGACGGGCGCGGGGGTGGCCTACCACCTGCTCTGGGCGGTCCGTGACCACCTGGGCCTGGACGAGCCGCGCGCCCTGAGCGCCCTGGCAACCCTGGGGACCGTGGCCGACGTGGCCCCGCTGGTGGGCGAGAACCGCGCCCTGGTGCGGGCCGGATTGGAGGCGCTGGGGCAGACCACCCTGCCTGGCCTGCGGGCGCTGCTGGAGACCGGGCGGGTGCGGGCGCCCAGCGCGCGGGACGTGGCGTTTGTGCTGGCGCCGCGCATCAATGCCGCTGGGCGGCTGGGAGAAGCTGACATTGCGCTGGACCTGCTGACCACCGCCAGCCCCCATGAAGCCCGCCGCCTGGCTGAGTATCTGGAAATCCGCAACGGCGAGCGGCGCAAGCTGCAAGACGAGATGTTTGGGCAGGCGCTGGCCCTGGCCGACCCACGTGACCCGGCGCTGGTGGTCACGCACCCGGACTGGCACGCAGGCGTAATGGGCATTGTGGCCAGCAAGCTGCTTGATACCTACCACAAGCCGGTCTACATCATCGCGCAGGGCAAGGGATCGGTGCGCAGCACGCCGGGCATCAGTGCGGTGGGTGGGCTGCGCCACAGCCACGACCTCCTGAAGCGGTATGGGGGGCATCCCGGCGCCGCCGGCTTTGCTATCGAAGAGACTCAGCTGGACGCCTTCCGTGACCGCATTCATG of Deinococcus betulae contains these proteins:
- the recJ gene encoding single-stranded-DNA-specific exonuclease RecJ, which gives rise to MREWRVAPPLAQALSGRGVTAALLDPPLTLTPNPALHEAARRIAAAMQRGQRIRIHGDYDADGVSATALLVLGLRDLGGTVHGFIPHRLKEGYGLHPDKVEEHAAACDLLVTVDCGVTNHAEVRALLDRDTDVIVTDHHAPGDQFPEALVVHPQLTTDYDHSLHNLTGAGVAYHLLWAVRDHLGLDEPRALSALATLGTVADVAPLVGENRALVRAGLEALGQTTLPGLRALLETGRVRAPSARDVAFVLAPRINAAGRLGEADIALDLLTTASPHEARRLAEYLEIRNGERRKLQDEMFGQALALADPRDPALVVTHPDWHAGVMGIVASKLLDTYHKPVYIIAQGKGSVRSTPGISAVGGLRHSHDLLKRYGGHPGAAGFAIEETQLDAFRDRIHDYVRQFPAPRARVRLDAPLPGLGATLDLLEQTAAFEPFGEGHALPLWHLRDVLTETRLVGKRGDSLQFKVAGLRGVKFGETDAEGGERDLAAHLTGSEWRGQHRLEVQGQALRRPAPVSLDAPAPETSTPRLDPRAALAHLRSGASAYAQGAVADYLRDNVPGLTLAAAGEAHPGGELILYALPTEDDLRRWLLGGRVAFAFGPRTLADLEGSLTRHHLSAPPSNPLQELGADDLNSPYTARLETAADAYRRWQWAHHWRTLDDAGWSASVLAMLGVAPLQPSSEPELAMS